From one Neofelis nebulosa isolate mNeoNeb1 chromosome 4, mNeoNeb1.pri, whole genome shotgun sequence genomic stretch:
- the MOB3A gene encoding MOB kinase activator 3A, which yields MSNPFLKQVFNKDKTFRPKRKFEPGTQRFELHKKAQASLNAGLDLKLAVQLPPGEELSDWVAVHVVDFFNRVNLIYGTIGDECTEQSCPVMSGGPKYEYRWQDEHQFRKPTALSAPRYMDLLMDWIEVQINNEELFPTHVGTPFPKNFLQVVRKILSRLFRVFVHVYIHHFDRIAQMGSEAHVNTCYKHFYYFVKEFGLIDTKELEPLKEMTARMCH from the exons ATGTCCAACCCCTTCCTGAAGCAAGTTTTCAATAAGGACAAGACTTTCCGGCCCAAGCGCAAGTTCGAGCCGGGCACCCAGCGGTTCGAGCTGCACAAGAAGGCACAGGCGTCGCTGAACGCGGGGCTCGACCTGAAGCTGGCCGTGCAGCTGCCCCCCGGCGAGGAGCTCAGCGACTGGGTGGCCGTGCACGTGGTGGACTTCTTCAACCGCGTCAACCTCATCTACGGCACCATCGGCGACGAGTGCACGGAGCAGTCCTGCCCGGTCATGTCCGGCGGCCCCAAGTACGAGTACCGCTGGCAAGACGAGCACCAGTTCCGCAAGCCCACGGCGCTGTCGGCCCCCCGCTACATGGACCTGCTCATGGACTGGATCGAGGTGCAGATCAACAACGAGGAGCTCTTTCCCACCCACGTTG GCACGCCGTTCCCCAAGAACTTCCTGCAGGTGGTGAGGAAGATCCTGTCGCGACTGTTCCGCGTGTTCGTGCACGTGTACATCCACCACTTCGACCGCATCGCGCAGATGGGCTCCGAGGCGCACGTCAACACCTGCTACAAGCACTTTTACTACTTCGTCAAGGAGTTCGGCCTCATCGACACCAAGGAGCTCGAGCCGCTG AAAGAAATGACTGCACGGATGTGCCACTGA